One Streptomyces sp. NBC_01217 genomic region harbors:
- a CDS encoding ABC transporter ATP-binding protein, translated as MTRAISLHNVSKAYGRTTRAVDRLSLSIDPGEFVVLLGPSGCGKSTVLRMIAGLEEITEGELLLDGEPANDLAPRERGMAMVFQNFALYPTMTNRANIGFPLKLENPRRDNTARIEDTARMLGIETVLDRYPGQLSGGERQRIAMGRAISRRPSVFLMDEPLSNLDAKLRNHLRAEIAQLTKELGVTTIYVTHDQAEAMSLGDRVAVMRGGRLQQVSPPREVYALPENVFVAAFIGTPRINLLQAVVHAPLEGRMSIDLGRQRLPLPEPLSPDHQLLRIQQGRRLIVGLRSEAARIAPPSQARPGEVALSGIVEHVEYQGHEALVHLNTGSQPAMVPDLESARPVGRAAPRRRRAGGGHGGGGVGVLERLKERATGHISGPVVAVDEPGPHGHQTVRTPDRPAITAADLVVRTGPDMRLRTGGQVPLLIDLAHLYVFDHHGRRICPLPKDIPGFDV; from the coding sequence ATGACTCGCGCCATCTCCCTGCACAACGTCAGCAAGGCGTACGGACGGACCACGCGTGCCGTCGACCGCCTCTCCCTCTCCATCGACCCGGGCGAGTTCGTCGTCCTGCTCGGCCCCTCGGGGTGCGGAAAGTCGACCGTGCTCCGCATGATCGCCGGTCTGGAGGAGATCACCGAGGGCGAGCTGCTGCTCGACGGCGAACCGGCCAACGACCTGGCGCCCCGCGAACGCGGAATGGCCATGGTGTTCCAGAACTTCGCGCTCTATCCGACGATGACGAACCGGGCCAACATCGGCTTCCCGCTGAAGCTGGAGAACCCGCGCCGGGACAACACCGCCCGCATCGAGGACACGGCCAGGATGCTCGGCATCGAAACCGTCCTCGACCGCTATCCCGGGCAGCTCTCCGGCGGTGAGCGCCAGCGGATCGCCATGGGCCGGGCCATCTCGCGCCGGCCCTCCGTCTTCCTGATGGACGAGCCGCTTTCCAACCTCGATGCGAAGCTGCGCAACCATCTGCGGGCCGAAATTGCGCAGCTGACCAAGGAGTTGGGCGTCACCACCATCTATGTGACGCACGATCAGGCCGAGGCGATGTCGCTGGGCGACCGGGTCGCCGTGATGCGCGGCGGGCGGCTCCAGCAGGTGAGCCCGCCGCGCGAGGTCTACGCCCTGCCGGAGAACGTCTTCGTCGCCGCGTTCATCGGCACCCCGCGCATCAATCTGCTGCAGGCCGTCGTCCACGCACCTCTCGAAGGGCGCATGTCGATCGACCTCGGCCGCCAGCGGCTGCCGCTGCCCGAACCGCTGAGCCCCGACCACCAGTTGCTCCGCATCCAGCAGGGCCGCCGGCTCATCGTCGGACTGCGCTCCGAGGCCGCCAGGATCGCCCCGCCCAGCCAGGCCCGCCCCGGCGAGGTCGCGCTGAGCGGCATCGTCGAACACGTCGAGTACCAGGGCCATGAGGCACTGGTCCACCTCAACACGGGGTCGCAGCCCGCCATGGTGCCCGATCTCGAATCGGCCCGCCCCGTCGGCAGAGCGGCCCCGCGCCGACGCCGTGCCGGTGGCGGCCACGGCGGTGGCGGCGTCGGCGTACTGGAACGGCTCAAGGAGCGCGCCACCGGGCACATCAGCGGCCCTGTCGTCGCCGTCGACGAGCCCGGCCCGCACGGCCACCAGACCGTCCGCACCCCTGACCGCCCCGCGATCACGGCCGCCGACCTCGTCGTCCGTACCGGCCCCGACATGCGGCTGCGCACCGGCGGACAGGTCCCGCTCCTGATCGACCTCGCGCACCTGTACGTCTTCGACCACCACGGCCGCCGGATCTGCCCCCTGCCCAAGGACATCCCGGGATTCGACGTCTAG
- a CDS encoding TetR/AcrR family transcriptional regulator: MESVPHANTNLRRAPVQQRSAERLARILDACAELLDETGYEQLSTRAVAVRAEVPIGSVYRFFSNKRALTDALARRNLDSYAERITARLADIQAADWRSAIDAVLDEYLAMKRSVAGFALVDFGTPAPDDDPAGDANHRVAGRLTELLCGHLGREPDEDLLRMVLVCVEAADALLQLAFRTDPSGDRAIVAETRVLLRAYLAQVLD, encoded by the coding sequence ATGGAGTCCGTGCCCCATGCGAACACGAACCTCCGCCGCGCCCCCGTGCAGCAGCGCAGCGCCGAACGCCTCGCGCGGATACTCGACGCCTGCGCCGAACTCCTCGACGAGACCGGCTACGAGCAGTTGTCCACCCGGGCCGTCGCCGTCCGCGCCGAGGTCCCCATCGGCTCCGTCTACCGGTTCTTCTCCAACAAGCGCGCGCTGACCGACGCGCTCGCCCGACGTAATCTGGACAGCTACGCCGAGCGCATCACCGCCCGCCTCGCCGACATCCAGGCCGCCGACTGGCGCAGCGCCATCGATGCCGTCCTGGACGAGTACCTGGCGATGAAGCGTTCCGTGGCCGGCTTCGCCCTCGTCGACTTCGGTACGCCGGCCCCCGACGACGACCCGGCCGGTGACGCCAACCACCGGGTCGCCGGCCGGCTCACCGAACTGCTCTGCGGACATCTCGGCCGCGAACCCGACGAGGACCTCCTCCGGATGGTCCTGGTCTGTGTCGAGGCAGCCGACGCCCTTCTCCAACTCGCCTTCCGTACCGACCCGTCGGGCGACCGGGCCATCGTCGCCGAGACCCGCGTCCTGCTCCGGGCCTACCTCGCGCAGGTCCTGGACTGA
- a CDS encoding molybdopterin-dependent oxidoreductase, which translates to MPHDPSNSRTALRICPLCEATCGLTLTIEGARITGARGDRDDVFSRGFICPKGASIGGLDADPDRLRTPLVRKDGVLTEASWSEAFDAIARALPALTEEHGQQAVGVVLGNPNVHTMAGALYPSVLLSALRTRALFTASTLDQMPKHVSSGLLFGDPNAIPVPDLDRTDHLLLLGANPLESNGSLCTAPDFPGKLKALRRRGGTLTVVDPRRTRTARLADRHVAVRPGTDALLLAALTHVLFEEKLTDPGALTGHIEGLDEVAEAVREFTPEAVAGACDVDAATIRTIARELAAAPTAAVYGRIGSCTVEHGTLASWLVDVLNILTGNLDRPGGALFPLSATARAPRPAAPGKGFALGRWTSRVSGHPEANGELPVSALAEEIETPGEDRIRALIVLAANPVLSAPDGDRLDRALGGLDFMVSVDPYLNETSRHAHVVLPPPPPSQSAHFDFAFNALAVRNQVRYTRPAVPLDDGLLDESEILARLVLAVSGMRGADRSAVDAVDAMVVDRLLTKAVADPHSPVHGRSPAELTADLTGRTGPERRLDLMLRLGPYGEGFGAAPEGLTLQRLLAHPHGIDLGPLRPRVPEVLTTRSGRIELLPGPVAADLPRLRHALAERRGPDALLLIGRRHLRSNNSWLHNIAELSGGSNVCTLQIHPTDAARLGLADGGLATVASDGGAVTAPVELTEGIRAGVVSLPHGWGHSRPGTRLSVAAAHPGVNVNQLLDGSRLDPLSGTAVLNGIPVTVTVTVAVTPDGIVPEVPKAAPPVVPTA; encoded by the coding sequence ATGCCGCACGACCCCAGCAACTCCCGTACCGCCCTTCGCATCTGCCCCCTCTGCGAGGCCACCTGCGGACTCACCCTCACCATCGAGGGGGCCAGGATCACCGGCGCCCGGGGCGACCGGGACGATGTCTTCAGCCGGGGCTTCATCTGCCCCAAGGGCGCGTCCATCGGCGGGCTCGACGCCGACCCCGACCGGCTGCGCACCCCGCTCGTCCGCAAGGACGGCGTCCTGACGGAGGCGAGCTGGAGCGAGGCGTTCGACGCGATCGCCCGCGCCCTGCCCGCGCTGACCGAGGAGCACGGGCAGCAGGCCGTCGGTGTCGTCCTCGGCAACCCGAACGTGCACACCATGGCCGGCGCGCTCTACCCCTCCGTGCTGCTGTCCGCCCTGCGCACCCGCGCCCTGTTCACCGCGAGCACCCTCGACCAGATGCCCAAGCACGTCTCCAGCGGACTGCTCTTCGGCGACCCGAACGCCATCCCGGTGCCCGACCTCGACCGCACCGACCACCTGCTGCTCCTCGGCGCCAACCCCCTCGAATCCAACGGCAGCCTCTGCACCGCCCCCGACTTCCCCGGCAAGCTGAAGGCGCTGCGCCGCCGCGGCGGCACCCTCACCGTCGTCGACCCGCGCCGCACCCGCACCGCCCGCCTCGCCGACCGGCACGTCGCCGTCCGCCCCGGCACCGACGCCCTCCTTCTTGCCGCGCTCACCCACGTACTCTTCGAGGAGAAGCTCACCGACCCCGGAGCACTCACAGGACATATCGAGGGGCTCGACGAAGTAGCGGAAGCCGTACGGGAGTTCACGCCCGAAGCCGTCGCCGGAGCGTGCGACGTGGACGCCGCCACCATCCGTACGATCGCCCGCGAACTGGCCGCCGCCCCCACTGCTGCCGTCTACGGTCGCATCGGCAGCTGCACCGTCGAACACGGCACCCTCGCCAGCTGGCTCGTCGACGTCCTCAACATCCTCACCGGCAACCTCGACCGCCCCGGCGGCGCCCTCTTCCCACTCTCCGCCACCGCCCGCGCCCCCCGCCCCGCCGCCCCCGGCAAGGGCTTCGCCCTCGGGCGCTGGACGAGCCGGGTCTCCGGGCACCCCGAGGCCAACGGCGAACTGCCCGTCTCCGCGCTCGCCGAGGAGATCGAGACGCCGGGGGAGGACCGGATCCGCGCCCTGATCGTCCTCGCCGCCAACCCCGTGCTCTCCGCACCCGACGGCGACCGGCTCGACCGGGCCCTCGGCGGGCTCGACTTCATGGTCAGCGTCGACCCGTACCTCAACGAGACCTCACGCCACGCACACGTGGTGCTGCCCCCGCCGCCGCCCTCGCAGAGCGCCCACTTCGACTTCGCGTTCAACGCCCTCGCCGTGCGCAACCAGGTCCGCTACACCCGCCCCGCCGTCCCTCTGGACGACGGGCTGCTCGACGAGAGCGAGATCCTCGCCCGGCTCGTCCTCGCCGTCTCCGGGATGCGCGGGGCCGACAGGTCCGCCGTGGATGCCGTCGACGCCATGGTCGTCGACCGGCTGCTGACCAAGGCCGTCGCCGATCCGCACTCGCCCGTGCACGGCCGAAGCCCCGCCGAACTCACCGCCGACCTCACCGGCCGCACCGGACCCGAGCGCCGCCTCGACCTGATGCTCCGCCTCGGCCCGTACGGCGAAGGCTTCGGCGCCGCCCCCGAGGGCCTCACCCTGCAACGGCTGCTCGCCCACCCGCACGGCATCGACCTCGGCCCGCTCCGGCCCCGTGTCCCGGAGGTCCTCACCACCCGCAGCGGACGCATCGAACTCCTCCCCGGACCGGTCGCCGCCGATCTGCCGAGGCTCCGCCACGCCCTGGCCGAGCGGCGCGGCCCCGACGCGCTCCTCCTCATCGGCCGTCGCCATCTGCGCTCCAACAACAGCTGGCTGCACAACATCGCCGAGCTGAGCGGCGGCTCGAACGTCTGCACCCTGCAGATCCACCCCACCGACGCGGCCCGGCTCGGACTGGCCGACGGCGGCCTGGCCACGGTCGCATCGGACGGCGGCGCGGTGACCGCCCCGGTCGAACTCACGGAGGGCATACGGGCCGGAGTGGTGAGCCTCCCGCACGGGTGGGGGCACAGCCGGCCCGGCACCCGGCTGTCCGTCGCCGCCGCGCACCCCGGCGTCAACGTCAACCAGCTCCTGGACGGCAGCCGGCTCGACCCGCTCTCCGGTACGGCCGTGCTCAACGGCATCCCGGTGACGGTGACGGTGACGGTGGCAGTGACGCCCGACGGCATCGTCCCGGAGGTGCCAAAAGCTGCGCCGCCTGTTGTGCCCACTGCATGA
- a CDS encoding MFS transporter: MPRTPRTQEPGRSWLLRLVIAFAFAQGAVSMARPAVSYRALSLGADERAIGVITGVYALLPLFAAVPLGRRTDHGRCAPLLPLGVVLIAGGCAFSGRAGSLTAMAAWSGVMGLGHLCFVIGAQSIVARQSAPAEQDRNFGHFTIGASLGQLIGPIAAGYVISERDGAMGRTSALALTVSAAVAAVSFVSLWRIEHRTAPAARRTDAAAKVPVGRILRARGVPAGIFISLAVLSATDILTAYLPVVGEHRGIAPATIGLLLSLRAAATIACRLVMTPMLRLLGRTALLTTTCLLAGMLCAGIALPVPVAALAVMLAVLGFCLGVGQPLSMTTVVQAAPPEARSTALALRLTGNRLGQVAAPASAGLIAGVAGTAAPFVMLGALLLAAAGLGVRGGRARSAEAATSVDAPRPRQRPVDRNRT, from the coding sequence GTGCCCCGTACACCTCGTACCCAAGAGCCCGGCAGGAGCTGGCTGCTGCGCCTCGTCATCGCCTTCGCCTTCGCGCAGGGGGCGGTGTCGATGGCGCGGCCCGCCGTCTCCTACCGGGCCCTCTCGCTCGGTGCGGACGAGCGCGCCATCGGTGTGATCACGGGGGTGTACGCGCTCCTCCCGCTCTTCGCCGCCGTACCGCTCGGGCGCAGGACCGACCACGGCCGGTGCGCGCCCCTGCTGCCGCTCGGCGTCGTCCTGATCGCGGGCGGCTGCGCCTTCAGCGGCCGGGCGGGCTCGCTGACGGCGATGGCGGCCTGGAGCGGGGTCATGGGGCTCGGCCATCTCTGCTTCGTCATCGGCGCCCAGTCGATCGTCGCCCGGCAGTCCGCCCCGGCCGAACAGGACCGTAACTTCGGCCACTTCACCATCGGCGCCTCCCTCGGCCAGCTCATCGGACCGATCGCCGCCGGATATGTGATCTCCGAGCGGGACGGCGCCATGGGCCGTACGAGCGCGCTCGCCCTGACCGTCTCGGCGGCCGTCGCCGCCGTCTCCTTCGTCTCGCTCTGGCGCATCGAGCACCGGACCGCACCCGCGGCCCGCCGCACGGATGCGGCCGCCAAGGTCCCCGTCGGCCGCATCCTGCGGGCCCGTGGGGTCCCGGCCGGGATCTTCATCAGCCTCGCCGTGCTCTCCGCGACCGACATCCTCACCGCGTACCTGCCCGTCGTCGGCGAGCACCGCGGGATCGCCCCCGCCACCATCGGTCTCCTGCTCAGCCTCCGTGCCGCCGCCACCATCGCCTGCCGCCTGGTGATGACCCCGATGCTCCGGCTCCTCGGCCGCACGGCGCTGCTCACCACGACCTGTCTGCTGGCGGGAATGCTCTGCGCGGGCATCGCTTTGCCCGTCCCCGTGGCGGCGCTGGCCGTGATGCTCGCCGTGCTCGGCTTCTGTCTCGGGGTCGGCCAGCCGCTGTCGATGACCACCGTCGTACAGGCCGCCCCGCCCGAGGCCCGCTCCACCGCGCTCGCCCTCCGGCTGACCGGAAACCGGCTGGGGCAGGTCGCAGCCCCCGCGTCCGCCGGTCTGATCGCCGGGGTGGCGGGCACCGCGGCGCCGTTCGTCATGCTCGGAGCGCTCCTGCTCGCGGCGGCCGGGCTGGGGGTGCGCGGCGGGCGCGCCCGAAGCGCGGAAGCAGCCACCTCGGTGGACGCGCCCCGGCCCCGGCAGCGTCCCGTGGACCGCAACCGCACCTGA
- a CDS encoding CitMHS family transporter — protein MLTILGFAMIATFLVLIMMKKMSPIAALVLIPALFCVAVGKGAKLGDYVIEGVGNLAPTAAMLMFAIVYFGVMIDVGLFDPIVRGILRFCKADPMRIVVGTAVLAAIVSLDGDGSTTFMITVSAMYPLYKRLKMSLVVMTGVAATANGVMNTLPWGGPTARAATALKLDAGDIFVPMIPALGVGLVAVLLLAVVLGRRERKRLGTLTLDEVLATETVTEPETVLVGSGGGSDRTRKNSGGAGTGGDTGAEADAGHDAGFKGLDPNRATLRPKLYWFNAGLTVALLTAMIMELMPIPVLFLLGAALALTVNFPHMPDQRARIAAHADNVLNVSGMVFAAAVFTGVLTGTGMVDHMADWLVGAIPDGMGPHMAIVTGILSIPLTYFMSNDGFYFGVVPVLAEAGAAHGVSPLEIARASLVGQPLHMSSPLVPAVYVLVGMAKVEFGDHTRFTVKWAALTSLVVLCAGLLFGII, from the coding sequence ATGCTGACAATCCTCGGCTTTGCCATGATTGCGACCTTCCTGGTCCTGATCATGATGAAGAAGATGTCGCCGATCGCGGCGCTGGTCCTGATCCCCGCACTGTTCTGCGTCGCCGTCGGGAAGGGCGCGAAGCTCGGCGACTACGTCATCGAGGGCGTCGGCAATCTGGCCCCGACCGCCGCGATGCTGATGTTCGCCATCGTCTACTTCGGCGTGATGATCGACGTCGGCCTCTTCGACCCGATCGTCCGGGGCATCCTGCGCTTCTGCAAGGCCGACCCGATGCGGATCGTCGTCGGTACGGCGGTACTCGCCGCGATCGTCTCGCTCGACGGGGACGGCTCCACCACCTTCATGATCACCGTCTCGGCGATGTATCCGCTCTACAAGCGCCTCAAGATGAGCCTGGTCGTGATGACCGGCGTCGCCGCCACGGCGAACGGCGTCATGAACACCCTGCCCTGGGGCGGCCCCACCGCCCGCGCCGCCACCGCGCTCAAGCTGGACGCGGGCGACATCTTCGTTCCGATGATCCCGGCGCTCGGCGTCGGACTGGTCGCGGTGCTGCTCCTGGCCGTCGTGCTGGGCCGGCGCGAGCGCAAGCGGCTCGGCACGCTCACCCTCGACGAAGTGCTGGCCACCGAGACGGTCACGGAGCCGGAGACGGTGCTCGTCGGATCGGGCGGCGGCAGCGACCGTACCCGCAAGAACTCCGGCGGAGCCGGTACGGGCGGCGACACGGGCGCGGAGGCGGACGCGGGTCACGACGCGGGCTTCAAGGGCCTCGACCCGAACCGTGCCACCCTGCGCCCCAAGCTCTACTGGTTCAACGCGGGTCTCACCGTCGCCCTGCTCACCGCGATGATCATGGAACTGATGCCGATCCCGGTGCTCTTCCTGCTCGGCGCGGCCCTCGCCCTCACCGTCAACTTCCCCCACATGCCCGACCAGCGGGCCCGCATCGCCGCCCACGCGGACAACGTCCTCAATGTCTCCGGCATGGTCTTCGCGGCCGCCGTCTTCACCGGTGTCCTCACCGGCACCGGCATGGTCGACCACATGGCCGACTGGCTCGTCGGCGCGATCCCCGACGGCATGGGCCCGCACATGGCGATCGTCACCGGCATCCTCAGCATCCCGTTGACGTACTTCATGTCCAACGACGGCTTCTACTTCGGTGTCGTCCCCGTGCTCGCCGAAGCCGGTGCCGCCCACGGTGTCTCCCCGCTGGAGATCGCCCGCGCCTCCCTGGTCGGCCAGCCCCTGCACATGTCGTCCCCGCTGGTCCCGGCCGTCTACGTCCTCGTCGGCATGGCGAAGGTCGAATTCGGCGACCACACCAGGTTCACCGTCAAGTGGGCCGCGCTCACCTCACTGGTGGTGCTCTGCGCCGGACTCCTGTTCGGCATCATCTGA